One window of Perca flavescens isolate YP-PL-M2 chromosome 6, PFLA_1.0, whole genome shotgun sequence genomic DNA carries:
- the trmt11 gene encoding tRNA (guanine(10)-N(2))-methyltransferase TRMT11 isoform X2, producing the protein MSRSVCAKSAFELWGHGKTHSELRTSLLNYPSENMSPFMQKDSTYRINVYTFNKTLEFADRIKRIDAMEFLPFEGAVSLKSPQHCFCLLEDYGTDPNDIPEHPNYIYFGRWIADGQRELIRSHSVKNRHFIGNTSMDAGLSFIMANHAKVNENDLVFDPFVGTGSLLVACSHFRAYVCGMDIDYNTIHGRGRSSRKDQKWRGPDENIRANLRQYGTEEMYVDVMVSDASKPVWRKAALFDAIITDPPYGIRESTRRTGSHKDVTRPPDVLYAESHVPVSQAYHLSDIFTDLLNFSAHHLVLGGRLVYWLPVYRPEYCEEVVPLHPCLRLISNCEQTLSSHTSRRLITMEKIKNPEELDSLAHLADPRFSPYQGHNAFREKYFSGQNKRCGKEDSKTVVNGE; encoded by the exons ATGTCCAGATCCGTTTGTGCAAA GTCTGCTTTTGAACTTTGGGGCCACggaaaaacacacagtgaaCTTAGAACATCCCTCTTGAACTACCCATCGGAGAACATG TCACCATTCATGCAAAAAGACTCCACTTACAGAATCAATGTCTATACTTTCAACAAGACTCTGGAGTTTGCAGACAGAATCAAAAGGATTGAT GCTATGGAGTTTCTTCCGTTTGAAGGAGCTGTGAGCCTGAAGAGCCCTCAGCACTGTTTCTGTTTGTTGGAAGATTACGGCACAGACCCCAACGACATCCCTGAGCATCCAAACTACATCTATTTTGGCCGATGG ATAGCGGATGGACAGCGTGAACTGATCCGCTCACACAGTGTGAAGAACAGACACTTCATAGGGAACACCAGTATGGATGCTGGGCTCTCATTCATTATGGCCAACCACGCTAAAGTCAATGAGAACGATCTCGTCTTTGACCCGTTTGTTGGCACAG GGAGCCTGTTGGTAGCATGTTCTCATTTTAGAGCCTACGTCTGTGGAATGGATATTGATTACAACACCATTCATGGCAGAG GCCGGTCAAGCCGCAAAGACCAGAAGTGGCGAGGGCCTGATGAGAATATCAGAGCCAACCTGCGGCAGTATGGAACAGAGGAGATGTATGTAGATGTAATGGTGTCTGATGCATCCAAGCCTGTGTGGAGGAAGGCTGCTCTGTTTGATGCCATCATTACTGATC CTCCGTACGGTATCCGTGAGTCCACACGGAGAACGGGCTCCCACAAAGACGTTACTAGACCCCCTGATGTCCT CTATGCCGAGTCTCACGTCCCTGTCTCACAGGCGTACCACCTGAGTGACATCTTCACAGATCTGTTAAACTTCTCTGCCCACCACCTGGTCTTGGGCGGGAGGCTCGTCTATTGGCTGCCTGTCTACAGACCAGA GTACTGTGAGGAGGTGGTACCTCTCCACCCGTGTCTCCGGCTCATCAGTAACTGTGAGCAGACACTCTCCAGCCACACCTCGCGGCGCCTGATCACCATGGAGAAGATCAAGAACCCTGAG GAATTAGACAGTCTGGCTCATCTAGCAGACCCACGCTTCAGCCCCTACCAGGGGCACAACGCCTTCAGAGAGAAGTATTTcagtggacaaaacaagaggTGTGGCAAGGAGGACAGCAAAACTGTTGTCAATGGAGAATGA
- the trmt11 gene encoding tRNA (guanine(10)-N(2))-methyltransferase TRMT11 isoform X3 — protein sequence MDAGLSFIMANHAKVNENDLVFDPFVGTGSLLVACSHFRAYVCGMDIDYNTIHGRGRSSRKDQKWRGPDENIRANLRQYGTEEMYVDVMVSDASKPVWRKAALFDAIITDPPYGIRESTRRTGSHKDVTRPPDVLYAESHVPVSQAYHLSDIFTDLLNFSAHHLVLGGRLVYWLPVYRPEYCEEVVPLHPCLRLISNCEQTLSSHTSRRLITMEKIKNPEELDSLAHLADPRFSPYQGHNAFREKYFSGQNKRCGKEDSKTVVNGE from the exons ATGGATGCTGGGCTCTCATTCATTATGGCCAACCACGCTAAAGTCAATGAGAACGATCTCGTCTTTGACCCGTTTGTTGGCACAG GGAGCCTGTTGGTAGCATGTTCTCATTTTAGAGCCTACGTCTGTGGAATGGATATTGATTACAACACCATTCATGGCAGAG GCCGGTCAAGCCGCAAAGACCAGAAGTGGCGAGGGCCTGATGAGAATATCAGAGCCAACCTGCGGCAGTATGGAACAGAGGAGATGTATGTAGATGTAATGGTGTCTGATGCATCCAAGCCTGTGTGGAGGAAGGCTGCTCTGTTTGATGCCATCATTACTGATC CTCCGTACGGTATCCGTGAGTCCACACGGAGAACGGGCTCCCACAAAGACGTTACTAGACCCCCTGATGTCCT CTATGCCGAGTCTCACGTCCCTGTCTCACAGGCGTACCACCTGAGTGACATCTTCACAGATCTGTTAAACTTCTCTGCCCACCACCTGGTCTTGGGCGGGAGGCTCGTCTATTGGCTGCCTGTCTACAGACCAGA GTACTGTGAGGAGGTGGTACCTCTCCACCCGTGTCTCCGGCTCATCAGTAACTGTGAGCAGACACTCTCCAGCCACACCTCGCGGCGCCTGATCACCATGGAGAAGATCAAGAACCCTGAG GAATTAGACAGTCTGGCTCATCTAGCAGACCCACGCTTCAGCCCCTACCAGGGGCACAACGCCTTCAGAGAGAAGTATTTcagtggacaaaacaagaggTGTGGCAAGGAGGACAGCAAAACTGTTGTCAATGGAGAATGA
- the trmt11 gene encoding tRNA (guanine(10)-N(2))-methyltransferase TRMT11 isoform X1, with amino-acid sequence MATSNSRSCLQYLLHLAQDNLDFRLPEIKALLALRGKLFQPSGNFKEKSPFWCLDGLSGEDVCSVMSRSVCAKSAFELWGHGKTHSELRTSLLNYPSENMSPFMQKDSTYRINVYTFNKTLEFADRIKRIDAMEFLPFEGAVSLKSPQHCFCLLEDYGTDPNDIPEHPNYIYFGRWIADGQRELIRSHSVKNRHFIGNTSMDAGLSFIMANHAKVNENDLVFDPFVGTGSLLVACSHFRAYVCGMDIDYNTIHGRGRSSRKDQKWRGPDENIRANLRQYGTEEMYVDVMVSDASKPVWRKAALFDAIITDPPYGIRESTRRTGSHKDVTRPPDVLYAESHVPVSQAYHLSDIFTDLLNFSAHHLVLGGRLVYWLPVYRPEYCEEVVPLHPCLRLISNCEQTLSSHTSRRLITMEKIKNPEELDSLAHLADPRFSPYQGHNAFREKYFSGQNKRCGKEDSKTVVNGE; translated from the exons ATGGCGACCTCCAATAGTCGATCATGCCTCCAGTATCTGCTACACCTTGCCCAAGATAATTTGGACTTCAGGTTGCCG GAGATTAAGGCCTTGCTGGCTCTTAGAGGAAAATTATTCCAGCCGAGTGGAAACTTCAAAGAAAAG TCTCCTTTCTGGTGTCTGGACGGTTTGTCTGGGGAGGATGTCTGCAGTGTCATGTCCAGATCCGTTTGTGCAAA GTCTGCTTTTGAACTTTGGGGCCACggaaaaacacacagtgaaCTTAGAACATCCCTCTTGAACTACCCATCGGAGAACATG TCACCATTCATGCAAAAAGACTCCACTTACAGAATCAATGTCTATACTTTCAACAAGACTCTGGAGTTTGCAGACAGAATCAAAAGGATTGAT GCTATGGAGTTTCTTCCGTTTGAAGGAGCTGTGAGCCTGAAGAGCCCTCAGCACTGTTTCTGTTTGTTGGAAGATTACGGCACAGACCCCAACGACATCCCTGAGCATCCAAACTACATCTATTTTGGCCGATGG ATAGCGGATGGACAGCGTGAACTGATCCGCTCACACAGTGTGAAGAACAGACACTTCATAGGGAACACCAGTATGGATGCTGGGCTCTCATTCATTATGGCCAACCACGCTAAAGTCAATGAGAACGATCTCGTCTTTGACCCGTTTGTTGGCACAG GGAGCCTGTTGGTAGCATGTTCTCATTTTAGAGCCTACGTCTGTGGAATGGATATTGATTACAACACCATTCATGGCAGAG GCCGGTCAAGCCGCAAAGACCAGAAGTGGCGAGGGCCTGATGAGAATATCAGAGCCAACCTGCGGCAGTATGGAACAGAGGAGATGTATGTAGATGTAATGGTGTCTGATGCATCCAAGCCTGTGTGGAGGAAGGCTGCTCTGTTTGATGCCATCATTACTGATC CTCCGTACGGTATCCGTGAGTCCACACGGAGAACGGGCTCCCACAAAGACGTTACTAGACCCCCTGATGTCCT CTATGCCGAGTCTCACGTCCCTGTCTCACAGGCGTACCACCTGAGTGACATCTTCACAGATCTGTTAAACTTCTCTGCCCACCACCTGGTCTTGGGCGGGAGGCTCGTCTATTGGCTGCCTGTCTACAGACCAGA GTACTGTGAGGAGGTGGTACCTCTCCACCCGTGTCTCCGGCTCATCAGTAACTGTGAGCAGACACTCTCCAGCCACACCTCGCGGCGCCTGATCACCATGGAGAAGATCAAGAACCCTGAG GAATTAGACAGTCTGGCTCATCTAGCAGACCCACGCTTCAGCCCCTACCAGGGGCACAACGCCTTCAGAGAGAAGTATTTcagtggacaaaacaagaggTGTGGCAAGGAGGACAGCAAAACTGTTGTCAATGGAGAATGA